A section of the Rummeliibacillus pycnus genome encodes:
- a CDS encoding multicopper oxidase family protein codes for MNGMNHSMNMDGMNQSSMNMSGMDHSSMNMGHQSMTALKSSLGKNELTFPHLLKPDQKNNNSISYTIRAQQGTSEIFNGIKTKTYGYNGNFLGPVIRVEKGMNVTIHLVNDLKEDTTFHWHGLEIPGNEDGGPHKVLKPGETETIHFTVKQDAATLWFHPHPMHETGKQVFMGLAGLLYIDDKESEKLNIPKSYGQDDFPIILQDKTFTKDKQLDYDKVLNEDGTTGDTLLINGVVDPKLTVERQKVRLRILNGSNMRTYKLHFDNDMEFQQIASDGGFLNEPTKTKEIEVAPAERAEVIVDLAKVTGKEVSLVNEENKTILPIHLKGTSEKSNKMITPLNHLRISDEVKNKKVTKTIKLAGMGKNVTINNKKFDPNRIDFTQKQNETEVWEIENVNDAMGGMNHPFHIHGTQFQVISIDGKEPPANLSGLKDTISLKPGQKAKIAVKFTQKGIYMFHCHILEHEDNGMMGQIKVE; via the coding sequence AAAAGTAGTCTTGGCAAAAATGAATTAACGTTTCCCCATCTTTTAAAACCAGATCAAAAGAATAACAATTCCATTTCTTATACCATTCGAGCTCAACAAGGTACTTCAGAAATATTTAATGGCATTAAAACAAAAACGTACGGTTATAATGGGAATTTTTTAGGGCCAGTTATTCGAGTAGAAAAAGGAATGAATGTCACCATTCATTTAGTAAACGATTTAAAAGAAGACACAACTTTTCATTGGCATGGACTTGAAATTCCCGGTAACGAAGACGGGGGACCACATAAAGTGTTAAAGCCAGGAGAAACAGAAACCATTCATTTTACAGTTAAGCAAGATGCAGCTACACTCTGGTTTCACCCACATCCAATGCATGAAACTGGAAAACAAGTATTTATGGGCTTAGCAGGATTGCTCTATATCGACGATAAAGAAAGTGAAAAATTGAATATTCCAAAATCCTATGGACAAGACGATTTTCCAATTATTCTGCAAGATAAAACATTTACAAAAGACAAACAACTAGATTATGACAAAGTATTGAATGAAGATGGAACGACAGGTGATACTCTTTTAATTAATGGGGTTGTAGATCCAAAACTAACCGTTGAACGTCAAAAAGTACGTTTACGTATTTTAAATGGTTCGAATATGAGAACTTATAAACTCCATTTTGATAATGATATGGAATTCCAACAAATTGCAAGTGATGGAGGTTTTTTAAATGAGCCTACTAAAACAAAAGAGATTGAAGTTGCACCAGCAGAAAGAGCTGAAGTGATTGTAGACTTAGCAAAAGTGACAGGAAAAGAAGTTTCACTAGTAAATGAAGAAAACAAAACGATTTTGCCGATACATTTAAAAGGAACGAGCGAAAAATCTAATAAAATGATCACACCATTAAATCACCTTAGAATTTCCGATGAAGTGAAGAATAAAAAAGTCACAAAAACAATCAAATTGGCTGGCATGGGGAAAAATGTGACCATTAATAATAAGAAGTTTGACCCAAATCGAATAGATTTTACACAAAAACAAAATGAAACAGAAGTTTGGGAAATAGAAAATGTAAATGACGCAATGGGAGGAATGAACCACCCATTCCACATTCATGGCACACAATTCCAAGTTATATCAATAGATGGTAAAGAGCCACCAGCTAATTTATCAGGGTTAAAAGATACGATTTCGTTAAAACCTGGACAAAAGGCAAAAATTGCTGTTAAGTTTACACAAAAAGGAATCTATATGTTCCATTGCCATATTCTTGAACATGAAGACAATGGCATGATGGGACAAATTAAAGTAGAATAA
- a CDS encoding FapA family protein produces the protein MQIFENDYIVLTEDQSIVYIEVKKVGFSLKDFDIILQKNKRVKLTSFATLRTALQKGTDERVEIGNWLPPVEIEISKDRMKATMFLNEDPTVLFHDEKSMNNQIKEIVEKAGIQFGVISISMDAVMSGNPILIATGQPAQKGEDAKITYIKIPDRKPQILEDGRADYLDMNFIYEIEKDAWLGEKTPAKPGVPGKNILGEEIPAIDGEDVALNYDTASIYAQEEDGKIIMRANDSGVLDYTNETFSIQKHLLVKDDVGLETGNLTFNGSITIKGSILPGYSVVATGDIQIEGKEGVTGPKLIESTGGDVYIKGGIFGNGETIVRASGNIYVKHTNESTLIALKDVFISSYAMGSDIKAQNVYVNEQHGKIIGGRIEATNSIHSATSGNRLERKTELIIVVPDRIESAKRIKEKREQMINLEREIADLDEKVFPLRPFLDQMNEIQRKSYDETIAKLAEKESELKYLEQEADKIVQQIKNTGDEMIEITKEAYPGTYLQIGKKSTTLNHITCGKFKLEHGEINV, from the coding sequence TTGCAAATTTTTGAGAACGATTACATTGTATTAACAGAAGACCAATCCATTGTGTATATTGAAGTGAAAAAAGTAGGTTTTTCTTTAAAAGACTTCGATATCATTCTTCAAAAAAATAAGAGAGTTAAATTAACAAGCTTTGCTACGTTAAGAACAGCATTACAAAAAGGTACTGACGAAAGAGTTGAAATTGGTAATTGGTTACCACCTGTTGAAATAGAAATTTCAAAGGATCGTATGAAAGCAACGATGTTTCTTAACGAAGATCCTACAGTTCTTTTTCACGATGAAAAAAGTATGAATAATCAAATAAAAGAAATTGTGGAAAAAGCCGGTATTCAATTTGGCGTGATATCTATATCCATGGATGCTGTGATGTCGGGAAATCCAATACTTATTGCTACTGGTCAGCCAGCACAAAAAGGTGAAGATGCGAAAATTACATATATTAAAATTCCAGATAGAAAACCTCAAATTTTAGAAGATGGACGTGCAGATTATTTAGATATGAATTTTATCTATGAAATTGAAAAGGATGCTTGGTTAGGAGAGAAAACTCCTGCAAAACCTGGAGTACCAGGAAAAAATATTTTAGGTGAAGAGATACCAGCCATCGATGGTGAGGATGTTGCATTAAATTATGATACTGCTTCCATTTATGCGCAAGAAGAAGATGGGAAGATCATCATGAGAGCAAATGATAGTGGTGTCCTCGATTATACAAATGAAACTTTTTCGATACAAAAACATCTTCTGGTTAAAGATGATGTAGGTTTAGAAACAGGGAACTTAACATTTAATGGTTCGATTACTATAAAAGGAAGTATCTTACCCGGTTACTCAGTTGTCGCAACTGGAGATATCCAAATAGAAGGTAAAGAAGGTGTTACGGGTCCAAAGTTAATTGAATCTACTGGTGGGGATGTCTATATTAAAGGTGGCATTTTTGGGAATGGTGAAACAATCGTACGTGCAAGTGGAAACATCTATGTAAAGCATACAAATGAAAGCACATTAATCGCTTTAAAGGATGTTTTTATCAGCTCTTATGCAATGGGATCAGATATTAAAGCCCAAAATGTCTATGTCAATGAACAGCATGGTAAGATCATAGGGGGACGTATAGAAGCAACAAATTCGATTCACTCAGCTACATCTGGGAATCGATTAGAAAGAAAAACAGAACTCATCATTGTCGTACCTGATCGAATCGAAAGTGCAAAACGAATTAAAGAAAAAAGAGAGCAAATGATAAATCTAGAAAGGGAGATTGCTGATTTAGATGAAAAAGTGTTTCCACTTCGACCATTTCTAGACCAGATGAACGAAATACAACGTAAATCATATGATGAAACTATAGCAAAATTAGCTGAAAAAGAATCAGAGCTAAAGTATCTTGAACAGGAGGCCGATAAAATCGTACAGCAAATTAAAAATACGGGGGATGAAATGATCGAAATTACAAAAGAAGCTTATCCAGGAACTTATCTTCAAATTGGGAAAAAGTCGACAACATTAAATCATATTACTTGCGGAAAATTTAAATTGGAACACGGTGAAATAAATGTCTAG
- a CDS encoding glycerophosphodiester phosphodiesterase, whose amino-acid sequence MSRPLVFAHRGASANAIENSLEAFDLALEMKADGIELDIQTTKDDIPIVIHDLNLRRLTGKNSLVSSLSLEEIKRLRVGKLFVRRFKGPRILTFDELLTWHKNHPVPLNVELKESFLDNEKALKTTIEKCKDIRDLHFSSFHSELLEKAKRFAPNIETALIATKYLNWDQLDQLTFIDTIHANKSRYYRERYLDACARQGKKCRFYNINGNEKYITSPHQAVIGWITDYPQMVREVQQKIQDY is encoded by the coding sequence ATGTCTAGACCACTTGTTTTTGCGCATCGTGGTGCATCTGCGAATGCAATTGAAAATTCTCTTGAAGCTTTTGATCTAGCACTTGAAATGAAGGCGGATGGAATTGAACTTGATATCCAGACAACAAAGGATGACATTCCAATCGTCATTCATGATCTCAATCTTCGGCGGCTTACCGGAAAGAATAGCCTAGTTTCCAGTTTATCATTAGAAGAAATTAAACGGCTAAGAGTCGGTAAACTATTTGTGAGAAGATTTAAAGGACCCAGAATTTTAACTTTCGATGAATTATTAACATGGCACAAGAATCATCCTGTACCACTTAATGTGGAGTTAAAGGAATCCTTTTTGGATAATGAGAAAGCGCTAAAGACCACAATCGAAAAATGTAAGGACATTCGCGATTTACACTTTTCATCATTCCATTCAGAGTTATTGGAAAAAGCTAAACGTTTTGCCCCCAATATTGAAACAGCTTTAATCGCAACAAAATATCTCAATTGGGATCAATTAGATCAGTTGACGTTTATTGATACAATTCATGCCAATAAATCACGCTATTACAGAGAACGCTATTTGGATGCATGTGCGCGTCAAGGGAAGAAGTGTCGTTTCTATAATATTAATGGGAACGAAAAATATATTACATCGCCACATCAAGCTGTGATTGGTTGGATTACAGATTATCCCCAAATGGTTCGGGAAGTGCAACAAAAAATACAAGACTATTAA
- a CDS encoding DUF2627 domain-containing protein produces MGRFIAFVILAIPAIMAAVGIKLMRDTFFAKLFDPIPYLWLQFVIGIALFLFGFMFFAGYLLNRDRKNGRVAPKYTKKNEN; encoded by the coding sequence ATGGGTCGTTTTATAGCTTTTGTTATATTGGCGATTCCTGCAATTATGGCTGCTGTTGGGATTAAATTAATGCGTGACACTTTTTTTGCGAAATTATTTGACCCAATTCCCTATCTATGGTTGCAATTTGTTATAGGAATTGCGTTATTTCTATTTGGTTTTATGTTTTTTGCAGGGTATTTATTGAATCGAGATCGTAAAAACGGTCGAGTCGCACCGAAATACACAAAGAAAAATGAAAATTAA